The Streptomyces sp. NBC_00286 nucleotide sequence GCATCCGAGACGGAAGCCGTGTGGGAGCTGGCCGAGAGCCGGTTTGTGGCCATCGAGCAGAATGCCGAGCACGCAGGGCACGGCATTCAGACGATCTTCGTCGATGACTTCGACGACCGCGTTGCGCAGATCGCCGAGCGCGGCATCGAGCCCGTGAAGCGCGAGACCTACTCCAACGGCGTGCGCAAGGCGCTGTACCGCGACCCCGACGGCAACGAGATCGGCTTCGGAGGAGCCCCTTCCTAGCCACGGCCCCAGCCGCGGCTTGGCTGCCTTGGGCCTACGCCGTTGCCTGCTTGGCCAGCTGGTCGAGGCGGTCGCGTTGGGATGAGGTCAGCTGGACGTGTTCCGCCGCGAGGTTCTCCTCGAGGTGGTCGATCTTGGCGGTGCCGGGGATCGGCAGGATGACCGGCGAGTGGCCGAGCAGCCACGCGAGCGTCACCTGCGTAGGGCTGGCGTCGAGCTCGTTCGCCACAGCGGAGATCTCGGCCCGCTCGCCCGACGAACCCCATGCGACGGGCCGCCACGGCAGGAACGCGATCCCCGCCGCCTCGCAAGCCGCGAGCACCGGCCCGTGCTCGCGGTCGAGCACGTTGTAGCGGTTCTGCACGCTCACGACCTCGATGATCTTCCGTGACTCTTCGAGTTCGGCGACGGTGACCTCGGACAGCCCGAGGTGGCCGATCTTGCCCTCGGTCTGGAGTTCCCGCAGCGTGCCGAGCTGGTCGGCCAGGGGCGTCTCCGGGTCGATGC carries:
- a CDS encoding VOC family protein, with translation MSLDLFAGMYVRDYEAAKDWYARLLGEPTYVASETEAVWELAESRFVAIEQNAEHAGHGIQTIFVDDFDDRVAQIAERGIEPVKRETYSNGVRKALYRDPDGNEIGFGGAPS
- a CDS encoding aldo/keto reductase; its protein translation is MTSTTFRIGGDLDVRRLGFGAMHLPTEPAPDREASVAVARRAVELGITLIDTAHMYGAGANEELLAEALHPYPPELLITTKVGVWRSVETGEWGLDARPSVLRTQVDDALRRLRVERIELLQLHRIDPETPLADQLGTLRELQTEGKIGHLGLSEVTVAELEESRKIIEVVSVQNRYNVLDREHGPVLAACEAAGIAFLPWRPVAWGSSGERAEISAVANELDASPTQVTLAWLLGHSPVILPIPGTAKIDHLEENLAAEHVQLTSSQRDRLDQLAKQATA